In Gemmobacter sp., a single genomic region encodes these proteins:
- a CDS encoding acyl-CoA dehydrogenase family protein, translating into MDMTLTDEQQAIDETVRKICAGFSDDYWTECEANLAFPEAYYQAMAQAGFLGITMPADLGGSGLGVTEAAIMMHAAASSGGGYAAASAIHINLFGPHAIVVHGTPDQKKRFLTPLIEGREKACFGVTEPDAGLDTTSIKTFAKRVDGGYSITGRKMWTSTAQVAHKILILARTTPKEDCARPTDGISLFYADLDRSRIEVRRIHKLGRNAVDSNAVFIDNLFVPEEDRIGEEGKGFKYILDSLNPERVLVASEAVGLGRDALRRAANYARDRVVFGRPIGQNQGIQHPLAESWIQLESAWWMVMRAANLYDTGQSCGAEANAAKFLAGRAAFDTATRAVLTHGGMGYAREYQVERLFRESILPRIAPVTEQLILSFIAERVLDLPKSY; encoded by the coding sequence ATGGACATGACCCTGACGGACGAACAGCAGGCCATCGACGAAACCGTCCGCAAGATCTGTGCCGGGTTTTCCGACGATTACTGGACGGAGTGCGAGGCGAACCTGGCCTTTCCCGAAGCCTATTATCAGGCCATGGCGCAGGCGGGGTTCCTGGGCATCACCATGCCGGCCGACCTGGGCGGATCGGGGCTGGGCGTGACCGAAGCGGCCATCATGATGCATGCGGCGGCCAGTTCCGGCGGCGGCTATGCCGCGGCCTCGGCCATCCATATCAACCTGTTCGGGCCGCATGCCATTGTGGTCCATGGCACGCCCGACCAGAAGAAACGCTTCCTGACCCCGCTGATCGAGGGGCGCGAAAAGGCCTGTTTCGGCGTGACCGAACCCGATGCCGGGCTGGACACCACATCCATCAAGACCTTTGCGAAACGGGTGGATGGTGGCTATTCCATCACTGGCCGCAAGATGTGGACATCGACCGCGCAGGTCGCCCACAAGATCCTGATCCTGGCCCGCACCACCCCGAAAGAGGATTGCGCGCGCCCGACCGATGGCATCTCGCTGTTCTACGCCGATCTGGACCGTTCCCGCATCGAGGTGCGGCGCATCCACAAGCTGGGCCGGAACGCGGTGGATTCGAATGCGGTGTTCATCGACAACCTGTTCGTCCCCGAGGAAGACCGCATTGGGGAAGAAGGCAAGGGCTTCAAGTATATCCTCGACAGCCTCAATCCCGAACGGGTGCTGGTCGCGTCCGAGGCGGTGGGCCTGGGCCGCGATGCGCTGCGTCGGGCGGCCAACTATGCGCGCGACCGGGTGGTGTTCGGCCGGCCCATCGGGCAGAATCAGGGCATCCAGCACCCGCTGGCGGAAAGCTGGATCCAGCTGGAAAGCGCCTGGTGGATGGTGATGCGCGCGGCCAACCTCTATGACACCGGCCAATCCTGCGGGGCCGAGGCGAATGCGGCCAAGTTCCTGGCCGGCCGCGCCGCCTTTGATACCGCCACCCGCGCGGTGCTGACGCATGGCGGCATGGGCTATGCCCGCGAATATCAGGTGGAACGGCTGTTCCGCGAATCCATCCTGCCCCGCATCGCGCCGGTGACCGAACAGCTGATCCTGTCGTTCATCGCCGAACGGGTGCTGGACCTGCCGAAATCCTATTGA
- a CDS encoding enoyl-CoA hydratase/isomerase family protein, giving the protein MDLPRLDHLHLDLTDGILTLTLDRPERLNAINHPLHQSIARAFDFACDCEEARVVVLTGAGRAFSAGGDMAEISSSVDEFARESAYGRKIVQRMVDCDKPIICRLNGDAIGLGASLVLLSDIVVAARGARIGDPHVRMGLVAGDGGALIWPMHAGLMAAKYYLLTGDLLPADEAKALGLITFVVEPEELDARTAAIAAKLAAGAPLAIRWTKRAINAAVAHALPTVFDQSLAYEGLSMMSEDHAEAKAAFLAKRKPVFRGR; this is encoded by the coding sequence ATGGACCTGCCCCGACTGGACCACCTGCATCTGGATCTGACCGACGGGATCCTGACCCTGACGCTGGATCGCCCCGAGCGGCTGAACGCCATCAACCACCCGCTGCACCAGTCCATCGCCCGCGCCTTCGACTTTGCCTGCGATTGCGAGGAGGCCCGCGTCGTCGTGCTGACCGGCGCCGGCCGCGCCTTCAGCGCCGGGGGCGACATGGCGGAAATCAGCAGTTCGGTCGATGAATTCGCCCGCGAAAGCGCCTATGGTCGCAAGATCGTGCAGCGGATGGTCGATTGCGACAAGCCGATCATCTGCCGGCTGAATGGCGATGCCATCGGGCTGGGCGCCTCGCTGGTGTTGCTGTCGGATATCGTGGTGGCGGCGCGCGGCGCGCGGATCGGCGATCCGCATGTGCGCATGGGGCTGGTCGCCGGCGATGGCGGCGCGCTGATCTGGCCGATGCATGCCGGGCTGATGGCCGCCAAATACTACCTGCTGACCGGCGATCTGCTGCCCGCGGACGAGGCGAAGGCGCTTGGCCTGATCACCTTCGTCGTGGAACCCGAGGAACTGGATGCCCGCACCGCCGCCATCGCCGCGAAACTGGCCGCCGGGGCGCCGCTGGCCATCCGCTGGACGAAGCGCGCGATCAACGCCGCCGTCGCCCATGCACTGCCCACGGTGTTCGACCAGTCGCTGGCCTACGAGGGGCTGAGCATGATGTCCGAAGACCATGCCGAGGCCAAGGCCGCCTTTCTGGCCAAGCGCAAGCCGGTGTTCCGCGGCCGCTAG
- a CDS encoding MarR family transcriptional regulator, whose translation MEDSRVQAEPASGPRDFRIGFLVHDVSRMRRTLFDNEMKPLGMTRSRWWVLAQLSRSLSYKGVDGMLQTELAEIMEVGKVTVGGLIDHLEAAGYVERRPDPHDRRAKRVVITEQGHAALAQMSDVGRRLNISVLEGISPEDVKIAEAVLAKMKVNIMATLKTQEGHTGDFGV comes from the coding sequence ATGGAAGACAGCAGAGTTCAGGCGGAACCGGCATCTGGCCCCAGGGATTTCCGCATCGGGTTTCTTGTGCATGACGTGTCGCGCATGCGTCGCACCCTGTTCGACAACGAGATGAAGCCGCTGGGCATGACCCGATCGCGCTGGTGGGTGCTGGCGCAGCTGTCGCGCTCGCTCAGCTACAAGGGCGTCGACGGCATGTTGCAGACCGAACTGGCCGAGATCATGGAGGTGGGCAAGGTCACCGTCGGCGGGCTGATCGACCATCTGGAGGCGGCGGGCTATGTCGAACGCCGCCCCGACCCGCATGACCGGCGCGCCAAGCGGGTGGTGATCACCGAACAGGGCCATGCCGCGCTGGCGCAGATGTCGGACGTGGGCCGGCGGCTGAACATTTCCGTGCTGGAAGGCATCTCGCCCGAGGATGTGAAGATCGCCGAAGCCGTGCTGGCCAAGATGAAGGTCAACATCATGGCCACCCTGAAAACCCAGGAAGGCCATACCGGCGACTTCGGCGTCTAG
- a CDS encoding SDR family oxidoreductase: protein MRLAGKRVLITGAAAGIGLAGVRLFVEQGAQVVAVDIDGPALDRLAAEVPAVLTHQADLSLPAAAAAAVDRAAGLLGGLDVVWSHAGMNGPPRIEDADPAANDRVLALNLGAMIGICAAASGRMGAGGSVVLTASVAGVVGSVQSPVYAASKHAVVGLAKSLALQWAARGIRVNAICPGPVDTPMMADLRAGRLHPDGPAIVARLVASVPLGRLASPAEIAEAALWLASDSSSFVTGSALMVDGGVTAR from the coding sequence ATGCGGCTGGCAGGCAAACGGGTGCTGATCACGGGGGCGGCGGCGGGGATCGGGCTGGCAGGTGTGCGGCTGTTCGTGGAACAGGGCGCGCAGGTTGTCGCGGTGGATATCGACGGCCCCGCGCTGGACCGGCTGGCGGCCGAGGTGCCCGCGGTGCTGACCCACCAGGCCGACCTGAGCCTGCCCGCCGCTGCGGCGGCAGCCGTTGACCGCGCGGCCGGGCTGCTGGGCGGGCTGGATGTGGTCTGGAGCCATGCCGGCATGAACGGCCCCCCGCGGATCGAGGATGCCGACCCCGCCGCCAACGACCGCGTGCTGGCCCTGAACCTGGGCGCGATGATCGGGATCTGCGCCGCCGCCTCGGGGCGGATGGGCGCGGGCGGGTCGGTGGTGCTGACCGCCTCGGTCGCGGGCGTGGTCGGATCGGTGCAGTCGCCGGTCTATGCCGCCAGCAAGCATGCGGTGGTCGGGCTGGCGAAATCGCTGGCGCTGCAATGGGCGGCGCGGGGCATCCGGGTGAACGCGATCTGCCCCGGGCCGGTCGATACCCCGATGATGGCCGATCTGCGCGCCGGCCGCCTGCACCCCGACGGACCGGCGATTGTCGCGCGGCTGGTCGCCTCGGTCCCGCTGGGGCGGCTGGCCAGCCCCGCCGAAATCGCCGAAGCCGCGCTGTGGCTGGCCTCGGACAGCAGTTCCTTTGTCACCGGATCGGCCCTGATGGTGGATGGCGGCGTGACCGCGCGGTGA
- a CDS encoding NADP-dependent oxidoreductase codes for MPLPTQIPALSPSTINRQVRLIARPEGIPQAHHFALAEAAIPEPAEGQFRVRNIYLSVDPAQRGWASAEANYSQPVPLGSPMRALAIGVVTASRVAGVREGEYLYGWFGWQDHAVADPSAIILRANHALPLAQFGGLVGINGLTAYLALTRIGRPEAGDTLVVSTAAGGVGSLAGQIGKLMGCRTIGLTGSDDKVALCRSDYGYDAAFNYRTTDLAAALAQAAPGGINIYYDNVGGPILDTCLRQMAVAGRVVQCGTASVASWTPPPTGPRNEREILTRRLMWGGFVLFDHAAGFDAAVAQLADWYAQGRIDLRLEVLDGIEHAAGSIADLYAGRNSGKRLIRVG; via the coding sequence ATGCCCCTGCCCACCCAGATCCCCGCCCTGTCGCCCAGCACCATCAACCGGCAGGTCCGCCTGATCGCCCGGCCCGAGGGCATCCCCCAGGCGCATCACTTTGCCCTGGCCGAAGCGGCCATCCCGGAACCCGCCGAAGGCCAGTTCCGGGTGCGCAACATCTATCTGTCGGTCGATCCGGCGCAGCGCGGCTGGGCCTCGGCCGAGGCGAACTATTCCCAGCCGGTGCCACTGGGCAGTCCGATGCGGGCGCTGGCGATCGGGGTGGTCACCGCCTCGCGCGTGGCGGGGGTGCGCGAAGGCGAATATCTTTATGGCTGGTTCGGCTGGCAGGATCATGCCGTCGCCGACCCGTCGGCCATCATCCTGCGCGCCAACCATGCCCTGCCGCTGGCACAGTTCGGCGGGCTGGTGGGCATCAACGGGCTGACCGCCTATCTGGCGCTGACCCGCATCGGCCGGCCCGAGGCGGGGGATACGCTGGTTGTATCCACCGCCGCAGGCGGGGTGGGCAGCCTGGCAGGCCAGATCGGCAAGCTGATGGGCTGCCGCACCATCGGCCTGACCGGCAGCGACGACAAGGTGGCGCTGTGCCGGTCGGACTATGGCTATGACGCCGCCTTCAACTACCGCACCACCGATCTGGCGGCGGCCCTCGCCCAGGCGGCGCCGGGGGGCATCAACATCTATTACGACAACGTGGGCGGCCCCATCCTGGACACCTGCCTGCGCCAGATGGCGGTGGCCGGCCGCGTGGTGCAATGCGGCACCGCCTCGGTCGCCAGCTGGACCCCGCCCCCCACCGGCCCCCGCAACGAACGCGAGATCCTGACGCGGCGCCTGATGTGGGGCGGCTTCGTGCTGTTCGACCATGCCGCCGGGTTCGACGCCGCCGTGGCGCAACTGGCCGACTGGTATGCGCAGGGCCGCATCGACCTGCGGCTGGAGGTGCTGGACGGTATCGAACATGCCGCAGGATCCATCGCCGATCTGTACGCGGGGCGAAACAGCGGCAAACGACTGATACGGGTGGGATAA
- a CDS encoding CaiB/BaiF CoA transferase family protein — MVWYIPIFRPGPTQAASAAMTGERGLGPLSGLKMIEFAGLGPVPFCAMMLADLGAEVLRIDRPAAAGEAGWQFQLLNRGRRSVILDLKSPEGVAAALHLIARADAVIEGNRPGVMERLGLGPADCHAVNPALTYGRMTGWGQTGPLAQRAGHDISYLAPTGALWSIGRAGGAPVPPLNLVADLGGGAMFLAVGLLAAMFEARGSGKGQVVDAAMIDGVNTLLTWMHGYHAAGKWHWQRGANLLDSGCPWYDSYETADGGHVAIGPIEPQFYAILIDALGLDPARLPPRDDRARWPDLRATLAAAFARHDLAHWQQVLEPLDACAMPVLRPDQAADHPHMQARGSFASIAGIRQPVPAPRFSRSQPTLPTGPRPAGADTRQALTDWGMAPGVVDRLCRMHHAIQTAEEPR; from the coding sequence ATGGTATGGTATATTCCTATATTCAGGCCAGGCCCGACGCAAGCGGCATCGGCGGCCATGACAGGAGAGCGCGGGTTGGGGCCATTGTCGGGGCTGAAGATGATCGAATTCGCAGGACTGGGCCCGGTCCCGTTCTGCGCCATGATGCTGGCCGACCTGGGGGCCGAGGTGCTGCGCATCGACCGTCCGGCAGCGGCGGGGGAGGCTGGATGGCAGTTCCAGCTGCTCAACCGCGGGCGGCGTTCCGTGATCCTGGATCTGAAATCGCCCGAAGGCGTCGCGGCGGCCCTGCACCTGATCGCCCGGGCCGATGCCGTGATCGAGGGCAACCGCCCCGGCGTGATGGAACGGCTGGGTCTTGGCCCGGCGGACTGCCACGCGGTGAACCCGGCGCTGACCTATGGCCGCATGACCGGCTGGGGCCAGACCGGCCCGCTGGCACAACGGGCGGGGCACGACATCAGCTATCTGGCCCCGACCGGCGCCCTGTGGTCCATCGGCCGTGCAGGCGGCGCGCCGGTGCCGCCGCTGAACCTGGTGGCCGATCTGGGCGGCGGGGCGATGTTTCTGGCCGTCGGCCTGCTGGCCGCCATGTTCGAGGCGCGCGGATCGGGCAAGGGCCAGGTGGTGGATGCCGCCATGATCGACGGGGTGAACACCCTGCTGACCTGGATGCACGGCTATCATGCTGCCGGCAAATGGCACTGGCAGCGCGGGGCAAACCTGCTGGATTCCGGCTGCCCCTGGTATGACAGCTATGAAACCGCCGATGGCGGCCATGTCGCCATCGGGCCGATAGAGCCGCAGTTCTATGCCATCCTGATCGACGCGCTGGGGCTGGACCCGGCCCGCCTGCCGCCCCGCGACGACCGGGCGCGCTGGCCAGATCTGCGCGCCACGCTTGCCGCCGCCTTTGCCCGCCACGACCTGGCGCATTGGCAGCAGGTGCTGGAACCGCTGGACGCCTGCGCCATGCCGGTGCTGCGCCCGGATCAGGCCGCGGACCATCCGCACATGCAGGCGCGCGGCAGCTTTGCCAGCATCGCCGGCATCCGCCAGCCGGTGCCTGCCCCCCGGTTTTCGCGCAGCCAGCCCACCCTGCCCACCGGGCCGCGCCCGGCGGGGGCCGATACGCGGCAGGCCCTGACGGACTGGGGCATGGCGCCCGGGGTGGTGGACCGGCTATGCAGGATGCACCACGCCATCCAGACCGCCGAGGAACCCCGCTGA